A stretch of the Tautonia marina genome encodes the following:
- a CDS encoding heparin lyase I family protein — MTRKGEIILTRMKRCLATTLCLICMASQVRSEDSIPVGPSFDYHPAQYVVIDRETGLAWPAGEALLPPPRGTFNEVTTTGIRDFETTKYAAGHTGWRLPTIAELRDARDHGLYAALVEVARLEGYPYPRPVVRYGYFGAWASDPIVKNRRPWVNLLAPLPYEIRWWPLNWASGPYLPVRETAQPTPILWADDIQEGERPWGFSGLSTQYDGKTVEPDDANGANISRVPDPAGGPGFAMRHFAIFGPRVGRSQAGLWSFRNAEFAKQAKSEEGVYLAQEWYFPEALSAGGQARPWLSVWDWHSIGPNGKNRWHTSPGMFLAKDGSMRFRLDWNYGMTGNPTTPWSTIPLPVGRWFDVEMYYKWTTGPTTIKIWIDGELALEQTVSRTRHPDHNVVETYMKFYGAAPSTTPWSPTPSIKYTRNVRIAADRIWPGGGD, encoded by the coding sequence GCAAAGGAGAAATCATCTTGACACGCATGAAGCGATGTCTCGCGACGACTCTGTGTTTGATCTGCATGGCAAGCCAGGTCCGATCCGAAGACTCGATCCCGGTTGGGCCATCGTTCGACTATCACCCCGCCCAGTATGTCGTGATTGATCGCGAGACCGGCCTTGCCTGGCCGGCCGGTGAGGCGTTGCTTCCGCCGCCCCGGGGGACGTTCAACGAGGTGACGACCACGGGCATCCGCGACTTCGAGACGACCAAATACGCCGCAGGCCATACAGGCTGGCGGCTTCCGACCATCGCGGAACTCCGCGACGCCCGAGATCATGGTCTGTACGCGGCCCTGGTGGAGGTCGCCAGGCTGGAAGGGTATCCCTATCCCAGACCTGTCGTGCGCTACGGCTACTTCGGAGCCTGGGCCAGTGATCCCATCGTCAAGAATCGTCGGCCGTGGGTGAATCTCCTCGCCCCTCTACCCTATGAGATCCGATGGTGGCCGTTGAACTGGGCGTCCGGCCCGTACCTGCCCGTGCGCGAAACGGCACAGCCCACCCCCATCCTCTGGGCAGACGACATTCAAGAGGGGGAGCGCCCCTGGGGATTTAGCGGGCTGTCAACACAGTACGACGGCAAGACTGTCGAGCCCGATGACGCGAACGGCGCGAACATCTCCCGGGTTCCAGACCCCGCCGGCGGCCCAGGCTTCGCCATGCGGCACTTCGCCATCTTCGGGCCAAGGGTCGGCCGGTCGCAGGCAGGTCTTTGGAGCTTCAGGAATGCGGAATTCGCCAAGCAGGCCAAAAGCGAAGAGGGGGTGTATCTCGCCCAGGAATGGTACTTTCCCGAGGCCCTCAGCGCGGGCGGGCAAGCGAGGCCCTGGCTCAGCGTCTGGGACTGGCATTCGATCGGCCCGAACGGCAAAAACCGTTGGCATACGTCGCCCGGCATGTTCCTGGCGAAAGACGGCTCGATGCGCTTCCGTCTGGATTGGAATTACGGGATGACCGGTAACCCCACCACTCCGTGGTCGACGATTCCCTTACCCGTTGGCCGTTGGTTCGATGTCGAGATGTACTACAAATGGACCACCGGACCAACCACCATCAAGATCTGGATTGATGGCGAGCTTGCCCTTGAGCAGACCGTTTCCCGAACGCGCCACCCCGATCACAACGTTGTGGAAACCTACATGAAGTTCTACGGCGCGGCCCCCTCCACGACGCCCTGGTCTCCGACCCCCAGCATCAAGTACACCCGCAATGTCCGCATCGCGGCCGATCGCATCTGGCCCGGTGGAGGGGATTGA